GTTCCTGCAGCGGGACTTCTCGGAGACCTACGAGCGGTACCATGTGGAGAGCCTGCAGAACATGAGCAAGCAGGAGCTGGTGAAGGAATacctggagctggagaagtgtCTGTCCCGCATGGAGGAGGAGAACAACCGGCTGAGGATGGAGAGCAAAAAACACgggggggaggccggggcgggggggggaggcggcgcgggtgcggcagctggagctggaggtgGACCGGCTGCGGGCCGAGAACCTGCGGCTGCTGCGGGAGAAGGACCTGCCCCGGCAGGAGAAAGGCCCCCTGCAAGCTGGGGGAGTGACccttgggggggggacgggggcggggggggggctttttaccggagggggagggggggaacgggACAGGCCACCTTGTACATTGGACCctttttaaggggggggggggataaagtgggagggggttggggggagccCCTTCATCCCTGGGggttattgggggggggggtggggggtgggttgATGTATCGGTGATACCCGGcttctggtttaattttattttttgtgtctaaacaaaacaaaaaaaaaaaaaatcccccaggaaAGCTGTAAATTGGCCCAACtgactatataaaaaaaaaaaaaataatatagaagTCTAATAAATTTAATTACTTGTAACTGTAACCGTTTCGGTGTGCTTTCTAGAAAATATTCAGGATGGCATTCAGAAGGGAATAcgttttgaattattttcatgGTGTTCTAACCTGTCTGTGGCGTTGTTTGATTAAAACTACCTGTAATTTCCCACTTAACCCTTTTTTTGttatatccccccccccccaattctcATTTCTAATCCTGCTCCACCGACTGAAATAGTTAAAAATCCCTGGAGGAGGGAGAACAGCTCTCAGTAGTGTGTCTAGGACGGACGCTGCTGAAGTATTAATAAGCTTAAAGTCTATTTGTTTGCCTAAAGGCTCGCCTAAACTTCACTTTCTTCCCTCCCGGGtctccaggaaggcaggtcagGGAGCTGGAATCTGGGGGAaaactgcctaaaaaaaaaaatggactttgAGCTAcaggtgatgggggggggggggacgggggggaacgGACGGGACGACTTAAAAAGTTTTTTTGGAGCAGCCCAGGGAAAAGTTTTAGTAGTCGCTCGGCCTCCGAAATGGCTGacggagggctgggggggaggcgAAGGCTGAACCTTTGGCTGCAGaacctgctgctggggggggggggggggggggggggcaaaaactCAGGAGGAGCTGTGTGGtctgtggggttgttttttttttggggggggggggggcgggcaggggaaaTGGGTAAATTAAAGGGTAAAGTACTGGAAGGTCCTGAGCCTGCTCCGCTTCCCTGTGGCGTAATCGAAGGGCATCGGGCTGAAAATTGGGGGGGGTGTTAATGAACGTGTACctggggggagcagcaggggtaacgcccccccccccccgcaaaggctACAGTGGAGGGGGGGTGGAAacagctttttataaaaaaaaaacccacaataaataAAGGGGTTAAGATGTAGGGGAGGAGGAGCCCGAGGTGGCCCCGGtgcgggggtttgggggggtttacGGCAGCGCAGGGACccccggggctcgcggcggggtTTGGCAGGAGCCCGGCAAAGCCCGAGCTGCCGCAGGGCACGGGCTGGCACCGCTCCTGGGCTTCGGGGAGGGAATGGAGACAACTCCGGCAGGGCTACTTGCTCAAGAGGCCGGTAGCCGCCCGCGCTCCCTTCCCCGCTGCCATGACATCATTGGGCAGAGGCAGCGCCCGGTGCGGCTGCGGAGGGAGGCACCGGCGCTAACGAGGGAATCGGGATCTTGCTGCCCGGGATGAGCGACGCCAAACGCCGTGTCCATCCCCCGGCGCTGCTCTCCGGCAATTCCCTCTCCGGATCCTGCTGCCCctggattttccttttctcctgcgTGTCCGAGGCCAACTCATTCCAGCAGCGGGTGCTACACCAGGGCCGTGAAACGTCGTTCCTAGCGCCTGAGTAACGTGAAAAACTTAAGGCAAGGAAATAATATTAGTCAAATGTCGCAGGGGGGGTGGTTACAGTGATGGCTGTTACCAAGTTTAGGGCACCCCCAGGgttcgccccccaccccccccatctaCTTACCCCAAACTTCTTACCTTGAACTCCTGGGAATAAATCATTTCATTTATCTGCAACTGCTTTAACAAATACAACTTCCAAATCCCCTAAAAGTACCGTAACGATTGACTCCCCGACCTGCTTTGCCTCCACTCACTCTTCCCACTTTATTCTGGTCTCTGGTTTAACGAAGCCGAGTCTTCACACGAAGCAGGTTACCCCGATCCCCGCTGCCGGAGTGGGGGGGGTGTTTGCGTCTCCTTGCGAAGGTTCATTCCAGCTCCGGCATCCAAACCTCCTGGCAGACACGGCATCCGGGGAACCTTTGAAACCTCCGAGTGGATCAGTAACGGACGCGGAGCTCGTCGGCATTTCGCCTTCCCGGCCGGTGGGCTGAGCTCGCCCACCCTGGCCGCTCCGGAGCTGATCCGGAAGAGATGAGCTCGACTTTAGCTCAGCTGTTCCAGAGGAACAAATCAAATCCTAGCGATCGCCGGAGATAAAGGTGCCCCAGCCGGGTTGTGATGTGGTATCAAAGGGCAACAATTAGTCcctcctgaggaggaggaggcagcgctgTCTTAACTAGTCGAGGGCAAGTACCTCCCTGGAGGGCAAAGCAGCAACGCCTGCCAAGCCTTTGAAGCACATCCCTCCTCTCGCTGCCACCGCTTTGGTCTTTCCTGGGTTGTTTGAGCCAACTGGCCTTTATTCCGGCTGCTCCGGCGAGCCCAGGAACGCCGCCGGCAGGGCAGCACCCCGATGAGCCGCGCCGTGGCACAGGGAACCTGCCTGTCGGAGCTTGGCTGCGGGGCCGAGGGGTAGGAAGAGGCTCGTCGTCGCTCCGCCGGCTGCGGGAGGGCACCGCCGACACCGGCTCTGCCGCAAGAAACCTGGAAACATGGGGCGCAGAGGGCTAAAGGGCTTTCACAGTTCCCCCTCTCGCAAGGGTTTCCGCTTGTTGAGGAAAGGACCGCGCTTCTGTCCCGGGGAGAGGTAGAAATGATCGCAATAACGCACAAGAAAAGGGGTGTAAAACATCCCACCTGCGGTTGCGGCCATTCCTCTTCCACGCGTTGGTGTAAGGACAGAGCAGTTCCCTGAAAACGCTGCCGGctgcaagaaaataataataaaaaaaaaaaaaaaaagaaggaagtagTCCATCTTAACAGCCCGTTAATGCTGTAATGTTGGCGTGAAGTGAAACCCGAATCCTGCCCCTGAACGCCGGCCGAGGGGACGGTGCAGCTCGTCTCCCCCCTCGGGACCGACGAAGCTTCACGGAGCGGGCTGCCGGTACCCCCCCGGCGCAGCCACTGGGTCCTGAAATCCATTACACCCCTCGGTTTAACGTCCCAGGTTTTATAAAGCAGGGACACGGTGCTGACAATAACGCTGTCGTCCTGCCTACGACTCGACTTGCGCTAATTGCATGTAACTCCGTTAGCTTGACGTGGGGAGGATATACTTACGCCGCTCTTGGGGATATCCCGGCGATTCTCCTGCGTTGCGAGATAAGCggcattttgttaaaaaaagaaggagaatcTGCGGCACAGCgagccccgcgcgcgcggggttTCCCAACGCTCACCGACGAGGCCGTCGCCGAAAAGCTGGCGGCTTTTGGTCCATCTGTAACACATCAAACCCCGGCTGTTAGCATCAGCCCCCCGCCTTTGCTCCCaccctacaaaaataaaaactaacaaaccaaaacccctcaCGACGCGGGAAGGTGCAAGGCTTGAACTAAGCCCAGCCCTGATCGGTTTGGCAAAATCAACTTGAAATTAGATCTTCAGCTGTCGTGAGCGCGCAGAGACACACACGACGCTCAACTTCCCAGCTTTGGAAAGGcagcagtttataaaaaaaaataaaaatacgaaGCTTCGGAGTTCAGGACCTAATAAAGCAACGTGGGAGTCACAAACTGTCGGCAGAGTCATTTCAACAAAGCgctttcttcaaaaaaagaacaccaagtgcataaatggaaaataatccGGTTTTTAACTGGAAGAGTCCACATTTGACAGCGCAATCTGCGCTTAAACCAGAAGCCTCCAAAATCTCACTGTTTTACATCTAAACCAAGTCCCATTAATACCAGGGGATAAGCCGGCATTATCTGCCttttgcagagggaagaaaaacgCGGCTGAGGCAGTCGCCTAAAGAAATTCGGCCCGTAACGCAACCGGGAACTCAGCCCGGGCTCCCCGAGTGCCCCGAGCCTCACCGGGCAACCGAGCGCAGAGGCCGCCAGCTCAAAAACTCCCCAGCACGgagttgtttatttaaaaaaaaaaaaaaaaaaaaaaagaaaaaagaaaaagttgttttttttttttttttaaaaaaaacaggcttgctttttttttttttttttcccccctccacgaCTTTGcacagggcggggggggaaaaaaaccaccccgcTCAGTTATTTCCACAGCCCTCATTTGCACCAGCCGGAGGAGTGGCATTTATAACTCCAAGACAAGGTTCGCTCCAGTTTATTATCAGCTCCAAAAGTTACCCCTTCGGCCCCGGCAACAGGCGAACGCTTTTGTTTTTACGTCTCTCCAAGCGCCACGGCGGTTAACCGCTGCCTCGGCAGACGGCAGCAAGGCGAGGGGAGGCCATATTAACAGCGATCCACTGGATCCGGCCGAGGAGAACCCCCTCCGGGAACCCGGCCGCGGTTCGGCTGAAACGTGTGAAACAAAGGATTAAATatgagggattatttttttccccgccGCGTATGAAAAGGGTGTTGTGCGATGGCGCAGCGGACGGGGAGCAGCTTTCACCCTTCCAGGAAAACGTGTTTCCTCACCCAAAATTTCACTTTCAGTATAAACCTGCGCCGTtcccccaaaaccaccaccacccccctcaacTTTGCTGCTACCGGGGGTCGGGCAGAACCAGCCCTGCGGGGAGCTCGGGCTGCTGCCTCCGAGCAACGTTCAGATACTGTTTAACGCCGGTTTTGCTAGAAAAACGTcaccccccccgcgctccccccaGCATTACAGGTGAGGCGGGGGCCGAGGGGCCGCTTGCGAGAGGAGCCACCACAGGAAAACCCGCGGAGGCCGAGGCGGGGAAGGCCAGGCCGGGCCTTCCCCCGCCCCACTGCGCACGCAGCCCCCCGGACGACGCCCCGGGTCCCCCCCGGCTCCATACGAGGCGTTCCCGGCCGGGATAAAGCTCCCCCCGTCCCCCGGAGCCCTCACAGAAGGAGCGGTCGGTGGCGGTCGCGGCGCCGCCGCCCACCTGAGGGCCGGCGGGGAGAGCCGCGCTCCGCCGCCGGGGAAGGGAAgcccggccgggccgccccgcgcTCCCGGCTCGGCGCCGcggagcttccccccccccacacgcCGGTCCCCGGCCGCTCACCGGCCTCGGCGGCGGGCAGCGAGGCCCGGAGCCGGcctccacacacacaaaatggcggctgccgccgccgctcccccaccGCCCGCTCGGCCGCCATAGCCGGCGCCTCGGCCCCACCGCTCTTCCGCCAATCAGACGCCTCCGTGCGCGGCGGAGCCAATGGAAACGCGGTTCGTAGCGGAAGAGGCGGGGgcgcgccgcccgccgcggggggtTGTGGGGGATGTAGTCCCCCGCAGCGGCGGGACCGTGGGGAGCGGGAGGCCTCGGACTCGCTTTCCCGTGATGCCGAGCGGCGCGTTGCCGTGGCGACGGGCGGGGGCGCCGCGGGGGGCTGAGGCGGGCCGGgaccccgccgctgccgccgccgagCGCTCCCGGGAGCGGCGAGCCGGAGCCGAGGCCTCCCTCAGGCCCTGACGCGGCTGCGGCCGGGCGCTGCCGGCCCTCCCCGGCCTCCCCTAAGCCTCTCGGCGGTGGCAACCCCCGCGTTGGGCGCTCAGggcccgccgagccccggggagAAGGGTTATGACCGGGATAGAGACACTGAAATCGGCCCCGGGTGTtgccaggcccggcccggcggtgGTACAGGAGGCCGAGGCCTCGCTCCAGGAAGGTTCCTGCCTCGAAGGGGCGACCCCAGCCCCAAAGGGGGTTGCCCGGCTCGAAGGAGGGGGTTGACCGTCTGAGGGAGGGGAGCCCAGCTCTAGGCCCGGCCTTCTGCTTCAACCGGCTGGCGCTTAACCCTTTAAcgccccttctcctccttccagcAGCGCTCCCGGATGGCGATTAGCAGGCCCGGATGGCAATTAACAGGCCTGGATGGCAATTAACGGACACGTCTCCCCGTGGGGAACGCGGCCTCTCCAGCCGGCACGGTGAGAGCTGACCGTCCTCGGGAGGTGGCGGTTCTCGCCCCAAATCAGCCTCCTCTGCCCAATTAattccagctctgcctcctcctcctcccggccgaGCCTGGGCTCCATCTTGGATCTCGGGGAGCGGAGCGACCCAAAGAGCAAAGTCGATGAGGAGCTTTTCTAAGCCGGGATTTTTCCCAGAGCTCCCGTTCTTGCCGCTGGCACTGGGTCGTGCTCCTCGCGGGTGGCCTCGCTGCCTGAGCCGCAGGTGTTGGGGACGGGGTTTTCCATCTGGCAAGTATGTAAGGGAATAATGTGTATTTTGGGGATCGGGAcgcttaaaaagcaaaaataagcaataatttttgtttgcataaaggcaaaaaaaaaaaaaaggctgcccaTACGAAGACAAACATCTTGGGTTTTCCTTCCTTGGAGGGAAGTGTGGGACAGGCCAGGCCCTGGCTGTGTCCCCGTGTGATTTTTGGGAAGAATGATGCAGGGAATCAGCCTGTGCAGCTGCTGGAAGCTTTTTGAATTGAGTTTTTCTGttgcaaaaaggcaaagaagaggtgtttttttttctgggctggtAAACCTCAAAATCACACACACGCCCCCACACACGTTGTTTTAGTGAGTGAGGGTTAGTTGTGCTGGATGTTTTCTGGCTGGAGGGTTGGTCTTGGAAATGGCCTGGCTGTTCCTGAACggaaaaggggctggggaggtgtaAAATGGGCCAAATCTTGGGAtttgggcagggaggaaggggacagGTCCACCGCTCCCCCTCTGTCTGTCCCAGTACGACCCTGCTCTAGATtcgggggacagcggggggcaGAACCCCCCTTTGCAGAGGGCCAGGGGGGCTGTGAAGGAGGCCGCTGCCTCCCGAGGGAGCTCCCGGCTGTCACCCCTGGTGTGGGACCGGTCGCCCCCAACCCCTCTGTGACCCTCCCTGGCCCCCCCGGGCTCGGTGCcaggaggggcaggcagggctggtaGCCAGCGGCAAGCCCAGGCTCGCCCCGCTCCGTGGTGGTGGCGGGGATGGCAATGGCTGACACAGCGCCAGGGAGCGCGGGAGGAGCCCTGCGCAGCCCCTCGCCTCCTCTGCGGGGgtttgtccctgtcccctcccgggCTGGGAGACGTTGGGATCTTCagtgggggggagaggagggaggcagagccacGGTCATTGCTCCTCGCACCGCCTCAGCGCACCCTGAGCTCCCGGTGTGCGGTGGGGTGTGCTCCTGGTGCCAGCTCACCCCGGAGCAccccctttttttgggggggtttctcTCTCAGGAGCGAGGTCTGGGTAGCTGTGGCATTGTCAACTCAAGGACGCGACATTCCTCACCTACTGCAGGGGGGGTTTGACTCCCTGCGTGTCCCATTTCCCGGGTTTTTGTGCCTTTAGAGGGTCAGAACCCAATGACACCGCTAGGTCACGGGTGTTCCTGTCGTGTtcccccctgcccgctcctgccctcccctTGCCTGCGGTTGCCCGCAGCACAGGCGGGGACGCAGAGGGCTTTGCCGGAGCAGGGAAACGGCCTGGTGTGCCGATAACCCACATCTCCCGGGGCACTGAGCTTATCTTTCAGCCCGTGGCCGTCCCGGCACAGCTgagctgcacacacacaaatgtgcCGAGCCAGCCAGCGCCCGGCTCTGGCCCTTCCGTCACTTCGTACA
This sequence is a window from Rissa tridactyla isolate bRisTri1 chromosome 19, bRisTri1.patW.cur.20221130, whole genome shotgun sequence. Protein-coding genes within it:
- the LOC128919370 gene encoding uncharacterized protein LOC128919370 isoform X4, producing MAAERAVGERRRQPPFCVCGGRLRASLPAAEADGPKAASFSATASSVSVGKPRARGARCAADSPSFFNKMPLISQRRRIAGISPRAARQRFQGTALSLHQRVEEEWPQPQVGCFTPLFLCVIAIISTSPRDRSAVLSSTSGNPCERGNCESPLALCAPCFQVSCGRAGVGGALPQPAERRRASSYPSAPQPSSDRQVPCATARLIGVLPCRRRSWARRSSRNKGQLAQTTQERPKRWQREEGCASKAWQALLLCPPGRYLPSTS
- the LOC128919370 gene encoding uncharacterized protein LOC128919370 isoform X2; the encoded protein is MAAERAVGERRRQPPFCVCGGRLRASLPAAEAAEPRPGSRRGFSSAGSSGSLLIWPPLALLPSAEAAVNRRGAWRDVKTKAFACCRGRRDGPKAASFSATASSVSVGKPRARGARCAADSPSFFNKMPLISQRRRIAGISPRAARQRFQGTALSLHQRVEEEWPQPQVGCFTPLFLCVIAIISTSPRDRSAVLSSTSGNPCERGNCESPLALCAPCFQVSCGRAGVGGALPQPAERRRASSYPSAPQPSSDRQVPCATARLIGVLPCRRRSWARRSSRNKGQLAQTTQERPKRWQREEGCASKAWQALLLCPPGRYLPSTS
- the LOC128919370 gene encoding uncharacterized protein LOC128919370 isoform X3 gives rise to the protein MAAERAVGERRRQPPFCVCGGRLRASLPAAEAGERPGTGVWGGGSSAAPSRERGAARPGFPSPAAERGSPRRPSAEPRPGSRRGFSSAGSSGSLLIWPPLALLPSAEAAVNRRGAWRDVKTKAFACCRGRRDGPKAASFSATASSVSVGKPRARGARCAADSPSFFNKMPLISQRRRIAGISPRAARQRFQGTALSLHQRVEEEWPQPQVSCGRAGVGGALPQPAERRRASSYPSAPQPSSDRQVPCATARLIGVLPCRRRSWARRSSRNKGQLAQTTQERPKRWQREEGCASKAWQALLLCPPGRYLPSTS
- the LOC128919370 gene encoding uncharacterized protein LOC128919370 isoform X1, which translates into the protein MAAERAVGERRRQPPFCVCGGRLRASLPAAEAGERPGTGVWGGGSSAAPSRERGAARPGFPSPAAERGSPRRPSAEPRPGSRRGFSSAGSSGSLLIWPPLALLPSAEAAVNRRGAWRDVKTKAFACCRGRRDGPKAASFSATASSVSVGKPRARGARCAADSPSFFNKMPLISQRRRIAGISPRAARQRFQGTALSLHQRVEEEWPQPQVGCFTPLFLCVIAIISTSPRDRSAVLSSTSGNPCERGNCESPLALCAPCFQVSCGRAGVGGALPQPAERRRASSYPSAPQPSSDRQVPCATARLIGVLPCRRRSWARRSSRNKGQLAQTTQERPKRWQREEGCASKAWQALLLCPPGRYLPSTS